GCTGTGGCCGTCGCGGAAATCGTGATGGCGGTCTACTCCCTGTTCCTGCTGTGGGCCATCCGCGACACGGATCATCTGAACCGCTGGATGCTCGCCTACACCCTGCCCTTCTTCAGCACGATGATGTTCGCCCTGTTTGCCCCGCGCTCCACCGTCAGCGTCTTTGGCTGGGTACTGCTGATCCCGATCCTGGCGCATCTGCTGCACGGCCGCCGTCTGGGGCTGGCGCTGTCGGTGATGTTTACCGCGATTGCCGGTGCGCTGTTCTTTCTCAAGTTCCGCCACTCATCGGAACTGATGCAGCCCATTCCAATCCTCAACATGGCAATCCTGACGCTCTGCGTCCTGACGTTTTCACACGTGTACGAGGTCAGCCGCGAGCGCTCGGAAAAACAGCTCCTGCGGCTGGCGCGCACCGATCCGCTGACCGGGCTGGCCAACCGCGCCATGTTCAGGGAGTACTTCGAACGGGAGAATCGACGCTCCCAACGCCGACTCACACCACTGTCGCTGATTCTGTTCGACCTGGACTTCTTCAAGTCGGTCAACGATCGTTACGGCCATGAGGTGGGCGACCGCACCCTGGTGCAGATCGCCGCGCTGATCCGCAAACGGCTACGCCTGAGCGACCTGGCCTGTCGCCTGGGCGGGGAAGAATTCGGCATCCTGATGCCTGACACCACCGCGGCCCAGGCGCTGCAGGTGGCCGAGATGCTGCGCCAGACCCTGGCGGAGCGCCCGCTGGTGTTCGGCGACGTCACGCTGAGCCAGACGCTGAGTGCCGGTATCGCCGAAATCGGGCTGGACGGATCGACGGTGGAAGACCTGCTGGGCAAGGCCGACGAGCGATTGTATGCGGCCAAAGGCCAGGGCCGCAACTGCGTGGTGGGGCCGGAATGGCTGGATGCGGAGCTGGCCTCCAGCACCGGTTGATGGCGACCGGTCGCCGACCCAGGCGCTCGGCACCATCCTTGGCCCGCGCGGGGAACCGCTACAGCGCAAGCGGCTCGCTTAGCATGGACGTCGCGCCATCGGGCGTTGTCGCGGTGGCGGTGACATTACGGACACCCTCCAACTGCTCCGCCGCCAGCGGGAAGCGGAACGTCGCCTTCCCATCATCGTTCAGTGCCACTCGGATAAAGCCCAGGTACGCCTCTGCCTCGGTCTCGCCCGGCGTCCGGTTGGCAAACAGTTCCACGCGGTACAGGCTGTCAGGCAGCCCAGCCAGTTCCCCCTCAATCTCTGCGGGTCCCTCATCGGGGACGTTCACCGCAAGCAATTCAGGCGCCTTCTGCCCCCGGTTTGGCGTTTCCTGGCAGCCTTCGGCCGGGCCATCCAGTGCGCAGATCCGATCGAGCTTGTCTGAATCGGTTTCGACACCCCCGCCGCGATTGCCCTCGAACTGGCCGTGCTCCAGCCCCGGGACGTTGAACACGATGGCCCCTTTCATCTGCGGCAGGCAGGAACCGCCGGCGTAACAGCGCCGGATATCCTGCCCATTGTCGATCATGCGATTGGCACTGATGGTATTGATCGACGCGCCCAGCACGCGATGCGCGCCCATCTCACCCTCGGCCGGCGGCACTGGCTGGGGCCGAACCGCCACCGCCACCCGATTGCCGCGCAGGGTATTGCCGGCAACGATGTTTCCGGTACCGCTGAGGGTGACGCCCGACGACAACGCCGTGAAGGTGTTACCGGAGATGTAGTTGCGATTGCCCCAGTTAAGCTGCACACCATCGGACAGATGTTCGAAGTGGTTATTCACGACGATGTTGTCGTTGCCCCAGAGGATTTCCAGCCCCTGGGAAGGTTCGTTATTACGCTGATCCGAACTCGTCACCCGGTTGCCGGCAATCAGGTTGAACGCGGCTCCGCGAGTAGCTTCCATCGCATCGCCGTTATCGACGAAGGTGTTGTTGAGGATCTTGTTGTGAACGGTCGTGGTCGCGGTACTGTTGCCCTGGCCGTCGTCTCCGGTCAGCATCACCCCGGAACCGCCGATGTTATGGACAATGCGATTGTCGTGGATGAGGTTACCCGAGGCCCGGTTCACCAGCACGCCGATGCAGAAATTGCGAATCTCCAGCCCGTGTATTTCAACCGCGCGGGTATCCCGAAGGACGAGACCGGGCTTGCTGGTCGTGCGCACGTTCGTTCCGAACTGGCCGTCAACGGCCCCGGGGCAGTCCTGCGGATCGGTGCCTCCGATATAGTCGGCACCGTCAACCACGACATAGCGGCCGTCGCGATCATAGCTGACGTTATCGATAACAACCGGCCCCTTGATCGGCGGCAAGGCGGACTGCACCCGGATGACGTGGGGCCCGTCGCCAGTCACCGCCAACTCAATCCGGTACTGACCGGGATCGGCGTTGTTCTTCTGCAGGGCCCAGCGCAAGGTGCCCGGGCTTCCGTCGTCGGCGTAATTCGTTACCTTGAGAACCTCACCCGGTGCCGTTCCCGGCACAGCCACACCAGCCAGATCCGTCCCCGCCTGTGCCGGTAAGGCCAGTAAGGCCAGTAAGGCCATCAGTGTCAGGCCCCCCAGCCGGGTGGCCCAATCCCTTGTCACACAACTCGCTGTCATCATCCAGTGAATCCTCCAATTCTTGCGGATACAGGGCCCGCCAGGCAAACCCCGCCGTTCACGACGTCACCAAACTACGGCAACCGTGTCGGGATTCCCATGAGACAGAGGTGGAAGCGCATCGATACAGCCCCGGCACGCCAGGAACGGACGGCGACTGGAATATCCGCCCTGAAACAAAAACACCCACCACAGCATTGCCGCCATGGTGGGTGTTCCGGATTCCGCCAATCGGCTTGGGGAATTAAAGCAGTTCGCCGTTGGTGGTTTCGGCTTCGGCGCTTTCTTTTGCCGCTTTCTCTTTCTCTTCCTTGCTCTCCGGCTTGGGCATCAGCTTGTCGCGTACCTTGCCTTCGATCTCGGCGGCGATTTCAGCGTTCTCTTCCAGGAACTTGCAGGCGTTGGCCTTGCCCTGGCCAATCTTGTCGCCGTTGTAGCTGTACCAGGCGCCGGACTTGTCGACGAAGCCTTCCTTCACGCCCAGGTCCACGACCTCGGCGAGACGGTTGATGCCGCGACCGTACATGATCTGGAACTCGGCCTGCTTGAACGGCGGCGAGACCTTGTTCTTGACGACTTTGACGCGGGTCTCGTTGCCCACCACTTCGTCGCCTTCCTTGACCGAGCCGATACGGCGAATGTCCAGACGCACGGAAGAGTAGAACTTCAGCGCATTACCGCCAGTGGTGGTTTCCGGGCTGCCAAACATGACGCCGATCTTCATCCGGATCTGGTTGATGAAGACCATCATGCAGTTGGCGTGCTTGACGTTGGCGGTCAGCTTGCGCAGAGCCTGGGACATCAGGCGCGCCTGCAGACCAACGTGGGAGTCGCCCATTTCGCCTTCGATTTCCGCTTTCGGCGTCAGGGCGGCAACGGAGTCGACGATGATCACGTCGATGGCGTTGGAGCGCACCAGCATGTCGGCGATTTCCAGCGCCTGCTCACCGGTGTCCGGCTGGGAGACCAGCAGCTCGTCCACATCCACGCCCAGCTTCTCGGCGTAGACCGGGTCCAGCGCGTGCTCGGCATCGACGAAGGCGCAGGTCTTTCCCTGCTTCTGGGCCTCGGCGATGACCTGCAGGGTCAGCGTGGTTTTACCGGAGCTTTCCGGCCCGTAGATCTCGACAATCCGGCCATAAGGCAGACCGCCAATCCCCAGTGCCACATCCAGGCCCAGGGAGCCGGTGGAGACGGAGGGAATGGCTTCCCGGGGCTGGTCGCCCATTTTCATGACCGCGCCCTTGCCAAACTGGCGTTCAATCTGGCTCAGAGCCGCGCCCAACGCCTTCTTACGGTTATCTTCCATCGCTGCGAAAACCTCTATTTCCTGTGCCGCCTGACGGCGTGAACGAAATGATTCGGCCTGAGGCCCGCTGAGCCTCCGCTGTATATATGAACAGTATTAAAACACAACAGATAGACCGGGCCAAGTGTCGTATTTCCCGTAGTATCGGAGCGGTTCCGGAACTCAGGTCAGGTGCCCGTGAACCCGCTCCAGAGCGAACAGCACCGCCTGCCGACGCACGGCGTCGCGGTCACCGTCGAAATGGCGGACCTCGCTGTGGGTGTCGGCGGCCGAACGCCCCCAGGCAAACCAGACTGTGCCCACCGGCTTGTCATCGGAACCGCCGCCCGGCCCGGCCACGCCGCTGATGGCGACCGCCACGCCGGCGCCGGTGGCCGCCAGGGCGCCGCCGACCATCTCCCGCACCACCGGATCACTGACCGCGCCATGCTCGGCCAGGGTGCTCTCGCGTACCCCCAGCAGCCCGGTCTTGGCAGCGTTGGAGTAGGTCACCAGCCCGCTGTCGACGTAGTCCGAGCTGCCGGCGCGGTCGGTCAGGCACTTGGCGACCCAGCCACCGGTGCAGCTCTCGGCCGTGGTCATCATCAGGCCCTGCGCGCGCAGGGTGTCCCCCAGCGCTGCGGCGGCAGTGGCCAGCGCATCGTCCGTTACGCTCATCGGGAAAACCTCCGGCGTGTGAAAGCCCTCATTCTTTCGATTGTGAGGGCCAACGTCTACCCCATCACGACGATCGATTTGGCATATCGAGGCGGATCAGGAGGTTGCACGGCGAGTCTCACGGCCGGCCAGGGGCATCACGTCCACTTCCACGTGGAGATCATGACGACCACCGCCGCTCATCAGGCCCTTCAGCGGCACCACGTCGGCGTAATCGCGGCCGTAGGCGACGGTGATGTGGCGCTCGTCCGGCATCAGGTCGTTGGTCGGATCGAAATCCACCCAGCCCAGGGACGGGTCGAACACGCTGAACCAGGCGTGGGAGGCGTCCGCACCCACCAGACGCTGCTTCCCCGGCGGCGGCAGGGTTTCCAGATAGCCGCTAACGTAACCGGCCGGAATGCCCAGCGAGCGCAACGCGCTGATCGCCAGGTGGGCGAAGTCCTGGCAGACACCGCGACGCTCTTCCAGCACAGTCCGCACAGGCGTGGTCAGGGTGGTGAATTCCGGGTCGTAAGTGAACTCACTGAAGATCCGGTGGGTCAGCCGCCGCGCCCCTTCCAGCAACGGCAGGCCCGGCTCGAAGAGGTCCCGGGCAAAGGCCGCCAGCTCCGGATCGGTCGGCGCCATGCGCGTGCCCACCCGCAGCATCCGCGCCTGCAGCAGACGCGGGGAGTGGTCCTTTTCAAGCTGGTTCAGCGCGTCTTCCCAGGGCATCGAATGGCCCGGAGTGCCTTCCAGCCCGCGCGGCATCACCTCCACCTGACTGGTGACCTTCACGTCCATGCGATGGTGGATACTGTTGACGTGGAAGAAGGTATAGAGGTTGCCGAAATAATCCGGGTGACTGTAGAGGCTGCTGGGGGTGGGCGTGACCTCCAGAGAGCTGGACTCAACCTTCTGGTACAGCAGGCTGCGCGGCAGCAGACAGCCGCGATTGTAGCTGTTGGCGATGTCCTGCTCGTAGGTGTAGCGCGTCAGGTGCGTGATGCGGTATTTCATGGACTCAGCGCCTCAGACGTCATCGATGGGGCGCGGGATATCCGCGTGATTGAAATAGGCCAGCGTGATCGCTTCCGACAGCTTGGTGAGCAGGTTGTTGATCCGCGTGAGCAGCTCATCCAGCTGTGACGAAGGCTCACCCTGCTCGCTGACCAGCGCTTCCAGATCCACCAGTTGCAGCAGCGACACCAGCTCCACCATGAGCCGCTGTTCGGCGTTCAGCCCGGTCAGCGTGGAGTCCCGCTCGGGCAGCAGGCTGACCTGCCGTTTGAGCCGGGCGCACTGGTAACCCACCGAGCGCGGCGTACCCTCGTCCAGCAGCAACAGGTCGATGATCGCCACCGGGTGCAGCTCGGTGCGGTAGCGGCGGCGGTAGGTCATCAACGTATCCGCCATGCGCAGCACCGCTTCCATCAGGTTGCTGCCTGGCTGCGGGTATTTCACGAACACCTTGTGCAACAGCGCGGTGGTCTGCTGCGCGCGTTCGATATGCTGGCCGATGTCCATGAAGCGCAGGGTCTGGGTGCGGCTCATGGTCTCGTTGTTGAGGCCATAGATGGCCGACTGCAGCAGGATGATCTCGTCCAGGGCGCGGTCCATGCGCGACACCGAGCCCCGCGCCGGGAACTGGTTGAGCGCATTTTGCAGCCGCTCCAGCACGTACCAGGTGTCCTCGCTGAAAAACTCCCGCACCGACTGGGCGTTCATGATCAGGGCCTGCAACACCGACAGTAACCCGTCCTTGCGCTCATACAGGAACAGGCTGGTGAGCTGGTGGGTCAGCTCGTCTTCCTGCTCGGTGGGCATGAACACGCCGCCGTTGATGGTACAGGCGAACTCCACCAGGGGCGTCAGGGTGCGTACCTGCTCGTCCCGCGCCAGGGTCGAGATCAGCGGAAGTGCCGCGCGCATGGCACGACACGCCAGGTTGAGGCGTTCGCTGTAGCGGCCCAGCCAGAACAGGTGATCGGCCACCCGGCTGGGCAGCAGGCCGCTCTTGCGGGACAGCCGCACCTTGGTCAGCGCGCTGTGCAGCAGACTCACCGAATCGCCGTCGGGACTCTGCAGCCAGACATCCTTGGCGGTGAAGCGGGAGGTCAGTCCCAGTTGCAGCTGTAACGCCTGTTCATGACAGCGGGCCAGGCCACCGGGCAGCACCTGGTCGTGCTTCGCCTGATGCAGAACAAAAGTCCGCAGAGACGCAAAACGACACTGCACCGACTGTTTCTGCCACACCGGCACCGTGCTCAGCGGCAGGATACGACGTGCGACAAATCGCTGTGGATCGGCTTTGATGCGCTCCGCCAGCCCGGCCCGCTCACGGCGGCTGGCGTTGGCAAAACTGATGCGCTGGCCGGGCACCGCCAGGTCGTGCACCACCATATCGATCAGCTCATCAAGCACGATCTCGCACTGGGCCGGGTCGCCACACCAGTAGGCGGGCACCGACGGCAGTAACAGGTCTTCATCGAGTAAATGGCGGCAGAGCGTTTCCATAAAGGGCAGCAAGGCGCCGCTGTCCACCAGTCCCGCGCCCGGCGGATTGGCGCAGACCAGGTTGCCCTGGCGGATCGCTTGCAACAGACCGGGGCTGCCGGCAATGTCGCTGTCCAGCTCCAGCGGGTCGCTGAGGTGATCCGGCATATAGCGGATCAGGGCGTCGACGGGCTGCAAGCCGCTCAGGGTCTTGAGCCAGATGCGCCCCTCCCGGAACATCAGATCGGCGCCGTGGACCAGGGCCAGGTCCAGGTAATTGGCCAGGAACGCGTGTTCGAAATACTGGCTGTCGCGGTAGTTGCGGGTCAGCAGGCCAATCAAGGGTTCGCTGGCGTAGGGCGTCTGCGGCACCAGGGCCCGCTGCAGATCCTTGAAGAAGGCCGCCAGGTGGCGCTTGTCGAAATGCTGGGTCAGCTCCGGCACCACCTGGTTGATGGCCAGCCGGTTCTCCAGCACGTAGCCCATCCCGCCGGGAGATTGTGAACAGTCGCCGAACACGGTCATGCGGCCGTCCGTGTCCCGGCCCAGGTCGCAGCCAAGGGTCACCAGCCAGTCCATGTCCTCCGGCAGCAGATCGTGACACGGCAGCAAGAAACCGGCGTTGCGATAGATCAGTTCCGGCGGCAGGATGCCGTCGCGCAGCAATGTCTGCGGGCCGTACAGGTCCTTCAACACCCGCGACAGCAGCTCCCGGCGCTGGATCAGACCGGCTTCGATCGTATGCCATTCCTGGAGATCGAACAGCCAGGGAAACAGGTCGAGCGTCCGGTTCTGCTGATGCTGGGGATCGAAGGTGGCGCCGTGTTCCCGCAGCTGATGCTGCAGGTCCGAGGACAACGCGCCCAGCGCATCGCCACCCTGCCCCATGAGCCACCCCAGCACGTCCGACCAGCCAGGCTGAGCCCAGCGCGGCAGCCACTCGTCCCGCTCGGGCGAGGGACACGCATAGATTTGCCTCAGGGCGTCCAGAGACAGGGGCGCATCAAGTCGGGTCATGGTCGAACCTTGCAATGGTTAATGGCTCCGGCAACAACTGAGGCTGAACGCGCCTGCCATGGCCGGGGGCTCCCGCTGCGGTGGTCAACCGTCACGTCATCCCCGCGAATCAGGCGGCCGGAGCGTACAACGCCTCGTTGACCAGGGCCGCATGCAATGTGATCAGACCGGCCTGGACGTTGTCGATCAGCTCGTGCATCTGCAGCGTCGAGAGCGTGTGCAGCGGTTCAGAGTCTAGCGCTTTGCGCAGGTTTGCCAAGGCTTTCAGCACGGCATCGGCGTGCGGCAGCGTCTGCACCTCCCACTCGATCTTGTTCAGGCAGTAGGCCACCGAGCGGGGGAAAGCGCCGAACGTCAGCAGGAATTCGCTGACATCGGTCGTGCCCTCCTCCTCGGCATAGTAACGCCGGTAGGACTCGGAAGCCCCCAGCGCGTTGAGCAGCGAGCTCCACTGGAAATGCCGGCGCCCCTGGAGATCGTCGCTCGGCGTCAATTGCTGCAGCACGAGGACGTCCATGATACGCGTCGTCATGTCCGCCCGTTCCAGGTGACGGCCGATATTGAACAGGCGATAGGTGTCGTCCCGCAGCATGGTGCCGTCGGTCACCCCCACCACCGTCTGGCAACGCCGGATCACCTGCGCCATCATGCGGTAGCGCTGGGCGCGGCTGGACGCCACCTTGCACTCGGACTGCACGAACAGGTGCAGGGAATTGATCTCCTCCCAGAAATCCCGGGGGATCACCTCCCGCACGCAGCGGGCGTTGGTGCGCATCTGGGCGCAGGAATGGCGCAGGGACGCGCTGCTGTCTTCCGCCGCGATCAGGTAGTGCATGACGCCCAGCTCGCTGGAGCTGCCCTCCTGGATAAAGCCCTTGGCGTCCTCCCCCAGCACGTCGATCAGCACCGGCCAGCTGAAGCGGGTGTCCTCCGGTGAATCGATGAGCATATGCGTGGTGGCGTTAAGCAGGCGCGCCGTATCATCGATCCGCTCCAGGTAGCGCCCCATCCAGTATACGTTTTCGGCGACTCGTGCCAGCATGGTTCAGCTCCCGTGATTGATGATCCAGGTGTCCTTGCTGCCGCCCCCCTGGGAGGAATTCACCACCAGGGAACCCCGACGCAGCGCCACTCGGCTCAGGCCGCCATTGGTGCAGTAGACATCCTCGCCCTGCAAAATGAACGGGCGCAGATCCAGATGGCGCGGTTCCAGCCCCTCCTCGCACAGCGTGGGTGCCGTGGACAGGTTGAGCGTGGGCTGGGCGATAAAGTTGCGCGGGTTCTCGCGGATCGACGCGGCGCAACGGGCGCGTTCCTCCTCCGACGCGCGCGGGCCAATGAGAATGCCGTAGCCGCCGGACTCGTTGGCGGGTTTGACCACCAGCTTGTCGAGGTTGGCCAGCACGTGCTCGCGCTCCTTCTCGTCCATGCACAGATAGGTGGGCACGTTGTCGATCAGCGGCTCCTGCTTGAGGTAATAGCGGATGATCTCAGGCACGAAGGCGTAGACCACCTTGTCGTCCGCTACACCGGAACCGGGCGCGTTGGCGATGGCCACATTACCGGCACGCCAGGCTCCGATCAGACCGGGAATACCCAGTGCCGAGTCCTTGCGGAACACCTGCGGGTCGATGAAGGTGTCGTCGATGCGGCGGTAGATCACATCCACCCGCTGCGGCCCCCGCAAAGTGCGCAGGTAAACCACGTCGTTATCGACATAGAGATCGTTGTTCTGGGCCAGCGGGCAACCCATCTGCTGGGCCAGGTAGCTGTGTTCGAAATAGGCGGAATTATAGATACCCGGCGTCAGCACCACGATGCAGGGCGTCACGTCGTCCCGCGGCGAAAGCGACGCCAGCATGTTCCAGAGCTCCACCGGGTAGTCGTCCACCGGACCGATGGTGGATTCGGCAAACAGTTCCGGGAACACGCGCTTCATCACCGTGCGGTTCTCCAGCATGTAGGAAACGCCGGACGGCACGCGCAGATTGTCCTCCAGTACCAGGAAGTTACCCTCGCCATCACGCACCAGGTCGGTGCCACAGATGTTCGCCCAGACCTTGTAGGCCGGTTCGAAGCCCTGACATGGCGCAAGAAAGTTCTTGGATTTCAGCACCAGATCCGACGGCACCACCTTGTCTTTAAGAATCTTCTGCCCGTTATAGAGGTCGTTGATGAACAGGTTGAGCGCCTGCAACCGCTGTTTCAGGCCGTCGCTGGTGCGCTGCCAGTCGCTGGCGGAAATGGTGCGCGGCACCACGTCCAGGGGCCAGGCCCGGTCGATGTTCTCGCTGTCCGAATAGACGGTAAAGGAGATCCCCATGGCGGCAATGGTCCGGTCCAGCTCCGCCTGGCGACGCACCAGCTCGTCCGGGCCGTTCTGCATGATGAACCGGGTGATGGCCAGTGCCTGGGGACGGGCGTAGCCGGAGGACTCCACCAGTTCGTCAAAGCATTCCGGATAGGGCCGGTAAGGATCGAGTGCGATGGCTTCTGACATAACGGTCAGGCTCCCTGCTTGGGTCTGAGTGGTCTGGCATCGGGACAAC
The sequence above is drawn from the Marinobacter bohaiensis genome and encodes:
- a CDS encoding circularly permuted type 2 ATP-grasp protein, with amino-acid sequence MTRLDAPLSLDALRQIYACPSPERDEWLPRWAQPGWSDVLGWLMGQGGDALGALSSDLQHQLREHGATFDPQHQQNRTLDLFPWLFDLQEWHTIEAGLIQRRELLSRVLKDLYGPQTLLRDGILPPELIYRNAGFLLPCHDLLPEDMDWLVTLGCDLGRDTDGRMTVFGDCSQSPGGMGYVLENRLAINQVVPELTQHFDKRHLAAFFKDLQRALVPQTPYASEPLIGLLTRNYRDSQYFEHAFLANYLDLALVHGADLMFREGRIWLKTLSGLQPVDALIRYMPDHLSDPLELDSDIAGSPGLLQAIRQGNLVCANPPGAGLVDSGALLPFMETLCRHLLDEDLLLPSVPAYWCGDPAQCEIVLDELIDMVVHDLAVPGQRISFANASRRERAGLAERIKADPQRFVARRILPLSTVPVWQKQSVQCRFASLRTFVLHQAKHDQVLPGGLARCHEQALQLQLGLTSRFTAKDVWLQSPDGDSVSLLHSALTKVRLSRKSGLLPSRVADHLFWLGRYSERLNLACRAMRAALPLISTLARDEQVRTLTPLVEFACTINGGVFMPTEQEDELTHQLTSLFLYERKDGLLSVLQALIMNAQSVREFFSEDTWYVLERLQNALNQFPARGSVSRMDRALDEIILLQSAIYGLNNETMSRTQTLRFMDIGQHIERAQQTTALLHKVFVKYPQPGSNLMEAVLRMADTLMTYRRRYRTELHPVAIIDLLLLDEGTPRSVGYQCARLKRQVSLLPERDSTLTGLNAEQRLMVELVSLLQLVDLEALVSEQGEPSSQLDELLTRINNLLTKLSEAITLAYFNHADIPRPIDDV
- the recA gene encoding recombinase RecA translates to MEDNRKKALGAALSQIERQFGKGAVMKMGDQPREAIPSVSTGSLGLDVALGIGGLPYGRIVEIYGPESSGKTTLTLQVIAEAQKQGKTCAFVDAEHALDPVYAEKLGVDVDELLVSQPDTGEQALEIADMLVRSNAIDVIIVDSVAALTPKAEIEGEMGDSHVGLQARLMSQALRKLTANVKHANCMMVFINQIRMKIGVMFGSPETTTGGNALKFYSSVRLDIRRIGSVKEGDEVVGNETRVKVVKNKVSPPFKQAEFQIMYGRGINRLAEVVDLGVKEGFVDKSGAWYSYNGDKIGQGKANACKFLEENAEIAAEIEGKVRDKLMPKPESKEEKEKAAKESAEAETTNGELL
- a CDS encoding NosD domain-containing protein, which gives rise to MMTASCVTRDWATRLGGLTLMALLALLALPAQAGTDLAGVAVPGTAPGEVLKVTNYADDGSPGTLRWALQKNNADPGQYRIELAVTGDGPHVIRVQSALPPIKGPVVIDNVSYDRDGRYVVVDGADYIGGTDPQDCPGAVDGQFGTNVRTTSKPGLVLRDTRAVEIHGLEIRNFCIGVLVNRASGNLIHDNRIVHNIGGSGVMLTGDDGQGNSTATTTVHNKILNNTFVDNGDAMEATRGAAFNLIAGNRVTSSDQRNNEPSQGLEILWGNDNIVVNNHFEHLSDGVQLNWGNRNYISGNTFTALSSGVTLSGTGNIVAGNTLRGNRVAVAVRPQPVPPAEGEMGAHRVLGASINTISANRMIDNGQDIRRCYAGGSCLPQMKGAIVFNVPGLEHGQFEGNRGGGVETDSDKLDRICALDGPAEGCQETPNRGQKAPELLAVNVPDEGPAEIEGELAGLPDSLYRVELFANRTPGETEAEAYLGFIRVALNDDGKATFRFPLAAEQLEGVRNVTATATTPDGATSMLSEPLAL
- a CDS encoding GGDEF domain-containing protein, with translation MNNSPPLEEHDQPHRRAVLVALLWITAVSGIIFATLNVGAGNVAVAVAEIVMAVYSLFLLWAIRDTDHLNRWMLAYTLPFFSTMMFALFAPRSTVSVFGWVLLIPILAHLLHGRRLGLALSVMFTAIAGALFFLKFRHSSELMQPIPILNMAILTLCVLTFSHVYEVSRERSEKQLLRLARTDPLTGLANRAMFREYFERENRRSQRRLTPLSLILFDLDFFKSVNDRYGHEVGDRTLVQIAALIRKRLRLSDLACRLGGEEFGILMPDTTAAQALQVAEMLRQTLAERPLVFGDVTLSQTLSAGIAEIGLDGSTVEDLLGKADERLYAAKGQGRNCVVGPEWLDAELASSTG
- a CDS encoding transglutaminase family protein → MKYRITHLTRYTYEQDIANSYNRGCLLPRSLLYQKVESSSLEVTPTPSSLYSHPDYFGNLYTFFHVNSIHHRMDVKVTSQVEVMPRGLEGTPGHSMPWEDALNQLEKDHSPRLLQARMLRVGTRMAPTDPELAAFARDLFEPGLPLLEGARRLTHRIFSEFTYDPEFTTLTTPVRTVLEERRGVCQDFAHLAISALRSLGIPAGYVSGYLETLPPPGKQRLVGADASHAWFSVFDPSLGWVDFDPTNDLMPDERHITVAYGRDYADVVPLKGLMSGGGRHDLHVEVDVMPLAGRETRRATS
- a CDS encoding circularly permuted type 2 ATP-grasp protein, which produces MSEAIALDPYRPYPECFDELVESSGYARPQALAITRFIMQNGPDELVRRQAELDRTIAAMGISFTVYSDSENIDRAWPLDVVPRTISASDWQRTSDGLKQRLQALNLFINDLYNGQKILKDKVVPSDLVLKSKNFLAPCQGFEPAYKVWANICGTDLVRDGEGNFLVLEDNLRVPSGVSYMLENRTVMKRVFPELFAESTIGPVDDYPVELWNMLASLSPRDDVTPCIVVLTPGIYNSAYFEHSYLAQQMGCPLAQNNDLYVDNDVVYLRTLRGPQRVDVIYRRIDDTFIDPQVFRKDSALGIPGLIGAWRAGNVAIANAPGSGVADDKVVYAFVPEIIRYYLKQEPLIDNVPTYLCMDEKEREHVLANLDKLVVKPANESGGYGILIGPRASEEERARCAASIRENPRNFIAQPTLNLSTAPTLCEEGLEPRHLDLRPFILQGEDVYCTNGGLSRVALRRGSLVVNSSQGGGSKDTWIINHGS
- the pncC gene encoding nicotinamide-nucleotide amidase, whose protein sequence is MSVTDDALATAAAALGDTLRAQGLMMTTAESCTGGWVAKCLTDRAGSSDYVDSGLVTYSNAAKTGLLGVRESTLAEHGAVSDPVVREMVGGALAATGAGVAVAISGVAGPGGGSDDKPVGTVWFAWGRSAADTHSEVRHFDGDRDAVRRQAVLFALERVHGHLT
- a CDS encoding alpha-E domain-containing protein, coding for MLARVAENVYWMGRYLERIDDTARLLNATTHMLIDSPEDTRFSWPVLIDVLGEDAKGFIQEGSSSELGVMHYLIAAEDSSASLRHSCAQMRTNARCVREVIPRDFWEEINSLHLFVQSECKVASSRAQRYRMMAQVIRRCQTVVGVTDGTMLRDDTYRLFNIGRHLERADMTTRIMDVLVLQQLTPSDDLQGRRHFQWSSLLNALGASESYRRYYAEEEGTTDVSEFLLTFGAFPRSVAYCLNKIEWEVQTLPHADAVLKALANLRKALDSEPLHTLSTLQMHELIDNVQAGLITLHAALVNEALYAPAA